The genomic stretch GCATCCCTCCTTCGTGGTGTACCCGATGGTCGTGCAGGCGGCCGGCGGCATCCGCGTGATGGTGATGCTGAAGGATTACCGGCTCGATCTGGAGGCCATGGCCCGGGCCATCACGCCGCTCACGAAGGTCATCTTCATCGCCAATCCCAACAACCCCACCGCGACGATCGTGACGGCGGAGGAGGTCGAGCACTTCATGGCGCGGGCGCCCGAGCGCACCATCGTCGTCTTCGACGAGGCGTACCTCGAGTTCGCCCAGGGACCCGATTTCCCGGACGCGCTCGCGTACGTCAAGCAGGGCCGCAAGGTCATCGTGCTGAGAACCTTCTCCAAGGCCAACAGCCTGGCCGGGCTGCGCGTGGGCTACGGCGTCGCCGATGCCGACGCGACGGCGCTCATGAACCGCATCCGCCAGCCCTTCAACGTCAACTCCCTGGCCCAGGCGGCGGCCCTGGCGGCGCTGGAGGACGACGCGCACGTGCTGGAGTGCGTGCGGATGATCGAGGCCGGGCGCCACTTCCTCTACGAGGAGTTCAAGGCGTTGGGGCTCAAGTACGTTCCCTCCCGCGCGAACTTCATCCTCGTCGACGTGGGTCGGAGCGCCGCCGAGATCTACCAGAAGCTCCTGCACGGGGGCATCATCGTGCGTCCCATGACGCCCTTCGGCATGGAGAGCACGCTCCGCATCACGGTCGGCACCCCCGAGGAGAACCGGCGGCTGATCAAGGGGCTGCGGGCCGCGCTGGGGAAGAAGGCCTGAGGGTGATTCAGCGGCTCGCCGTCGTCGGCGTGGGGCTCCTGGGCGGCTCGGTCGCCAAGGCGGCCCGCGCGCAGGGCCTGGCCCGGGAGATCGTCGGCATCGGACGCGACGGGCGCCGGCTCGAGCCGGCTCTCCGCGACGGCGTCCTTGACCGCGCGACCACCGACCTCACGGCGGGCGTCGTCGGCGCCGACTTCGTCGTCCTGGCGGCCCCGGTGGCGTCCATCGAGCGCCTGCTGGGGGAGGTGTGGCGCGCGGCCCTGGCCGATGCCCTCCTCACCGACGTCGGCTCCACGAAGGGCGGGATCGTGCGGGCCGCGCAGCGGCTCGCCGCCGGGCGTCCGCTGCACTTCGTCGGCAGCCACCCGATGGCCGGCTCGGAACTGAGCGGCTACGGAATGGCCCGGGCCGATCTCTTCCGCGGCGCTACGGTCATCGTCACGCCGAGCGAGAGCAGCGCGCCGGCGGCGGTGAAGGGGGTCACGGCCTTCTGGGAAGGGCTCGGCGCGGGACGGGTTCTGACGCTCGATCCCGACGCCCACGACCGCGCGGTGGCCGCGATCAGCCACCTGCCGCACCTCGTCGCCTGCGCCCTCGTCGACGGCGTCGCGCGCTTCGATCCGGCGGCGTTCGAGGTGGCCGCGCGAAGCTTCCGCGACACCACCCGCATCGCCGCCTCCGACCCCGAGGTGTGGGAGGAAATCTTCCTCGCCAATCGCGACGCGCTCGGCACCACCATCCGGGAGTTCCTCCGCGCGCTCGCCGAGCTGTCGAAGCTGATCGACGCCGGCGACGCCGCCGGGCTCCGGGAGGCCCTGGCGCGGATCAAGGCTCAGCGCGAGGCGCTGCCGTGAGGCTCCGGATCCATCCGGTGAGCCGGCTGCGCGGCCAGGTCGAGGTGCCGGGGGACAAGTCGATTTCGCATCGGGCGGCGCTGTTGGGCGCGCTGGCCGAGGGCGTGACGGAGATCCGCGGCTATCTCGAGGCCGAAGATTGTCTGCGGACGATCGCAGCCGTCGAGGCGCTGGGCGTGGATGTCACCCGCAAGGGGCCCGGCGAGTACCGCATCGCGGGCACCGGGCTGCGGGGGCTCGGCGAGCCGTCGAACGTCATCGACTGCGGCAATTCCGGCACCACGGCGCGGCTGCTCCTGGGCGCGTTGGCGGGCCAGCCGTTCTGGACGTTCCTCACCGGCGACGAATCGCTCAGGCGGCGCCCCATGGGGCGTGTCGCCGAGCCCCTCCGGCGCATGGGAGCCACGATCGTCGGGCGCGCGGAAGGCGGTCGCCTCCCGTTGGCCATTCGGGGCGTGGACAGACCGACGGCCCTCGCCTACGAGCTGCCGATCGCGTCGGCCCAGGTGAAGTCCGCGATCCTGCTGGCCGGCCTCTACGCCGACGGGTCGGTGGCGGTGACCGAGCCAGCGCAGTCGCGCGATCACTCGGAGCGAATGCTGCGACAGTTCGGGGCGCGGCTCGAGACGCGGGGCCTCTCGACGACGATGAGCCCCGGCGCCCTGATGGGAACGACGGTGATCGTGCCCGGCGACATTTCATCGGCTGCATTCCTCCTGGTGGCCGGGCTGATCGTCGCCGATGCGCGGGTCACCGTCGCCGGCGTAGGGCTGAACCCCACGCGGGCGGGCCTGCTGGAGGCGCTCGGCGCCATGGGCGCGCACCTGGAGATCGCGCCGACGGAGCGCGGAGGCGTGGGGGAGCCCAGCGGCGCGATCACCGCCGCCGGCCGCGAACTCGCGGGGACGACGGTCGCCGGAGCCCTGGTGCCCAGGCTCATCGACGAGATTCCGGCGCTGGCGGTGGCGGCGCTCGTCGCGCGGGGCCGGACCGAGATCCGCGACGCCGCCGAGCTGCGCGTGAAGGAGTCCGACCGCGTCGCCGCGCTGGCGCGGGAGCTGGGGGCCATGGGGGCGCGGATCGCCGAGCGGCCGGACGGGCTCCTCATCGAGGGCGGCGCTCGCCTGCGCGGGGCCCGCGTCGCCAGCGGCGGCGATCACCGTATCGCGATGGCCCTGGCCGTGGCCGGCCTTGTCGCTGACGGCGAGACGGTGATCGAGGACACCGCCTGCATCGCCACCTCGTTCCCCCAATTCGCCGACCTGCTCAACGGGCTGGCCGGCGAGCCGGCCGTCACCATGGAGCCATGAGGGCTCGGGCATCGACCGACCGTTTGGGCAGGTTCCGAGCGCCGGCTCCGCCGGCGCAACCGTTCCCGGGGGAGGTTTCGGAGGGGGCCGCCGAGGCCCCCTCCGACAGGTGATGAGGGCCGGGGAGCGCGAACCGGTGATCACGATCGACGGGCCGGCGGGCGCGGGGAAGACGACAGCCGCCCGCGCCCTGGCCCGGCGATTGGGATACCGGCTCGTCGATACCGGTGCGATGTACCGGGCCCTGGCCTGGAGCGTGCTCCGGGAGGGGGACCTTGCTGCCGAGGACACCCCCAAGCTCCGTCGGCACCTGGAGTCGGTCGAGATCGAAATCCGGGATGGGCGAGTCCACGTGAACGGCCGCGACGTGACGGAGGAGATCCGCACCCGGGCCATCGACCGAATGACCTCGGACCTCACGACGCTCGAGCCGGTCCGCGCCAAGATCACTCCAATCCAGCGTCGTCTGGCTGCGGCGGGGGACGTCATCCTCGAGGGACGTGACACGGGGACGGTTGTCTGCCCTGACGCGGACGTGAAGTTCTATCTCGACGCCGACCTGGAGGAGAGGGCCCGTCGACGCCAGGCCGAGTTCCGTGCCCGGGGTGTCACTGTCGACCTGGCGGTGGCCCGTGCCGAAATCGGTGCCCGCGACATCCAGGACCAAACCCGAAGGATCGCGCCACTCCGCAAGGCCGAAGGCGCGAAGGAAATCGACACGACCAACCGGACCATCGACGATGTTGTCGATGAGATGGTCAGGTTCATCGAGCAGCGATGCTGTACCCGGTCGTGAGAGCGCTCGCGGTCGCGCTGATGCGGGTCTTCTGGAGGCTGGAGGTTCGTGGCCGGGAGCACGTGCCCGGGAGCGGGCCCGTCCTGCTGGTCGCCAACCACTCCAGCGTCCTGGACCCGCCGCTGGTCGCGGGCCTGGCGCCGCGCCGGGTGTCGTTCATGGCCAAGGCCGAGCTGTTCGACGTCCCGCTGTTGGGAGGGCTCATTCGCAGGCTGGGGGCGTGGCCGGTGCGCCGGGAGGGGAGCGATCCGGGAGCCCTGCGGACGGCGCTGCGCGTGCTCCAGGAAGGCGGTGCGCTCCTCGTGTTCCCGGAGGGCACGCGGGGCGAGGAGGGCGTGCTGCGTCCCCCGAAGCTCGGCGCCGGCATGCTCGCCACCTTGAGCGGCGCGCCGGTGGTGCCCGTCTACGTGCGGGGCAGCGGGCGCGCGTGGTCGCGCGGGCGGCTGCCGCACCCGGGCAGGATCACCGTGGCGTTCGGGCCGACGTTGCAGTTCGGCGCCGGCAACGGTGCCGGCAGAAAAGACTCCTACGAGGCCGCCAGTCGGGAGATGATGGCGGCGATCGCGCGCCTCAAGGATCAAGCAGCCGGCGAGGCGGGTGTGAGAGCACCCTCGACCTCGCCCCATCATATCTAGGGAGGAACGAGCAGGATGGAGAAGGGTGAACCACGCAAAAGCCTCGGCGGCCAGCGAAAGGAGGCGACCCCAGACGCGGCCGAGGACCGGATGGAAGATTGGTACGGCGCCACCGGGATCACCGAGTTCGAGGAGGGCGAGGTGGTCCGTGGCCGGGTCGTGCACGTCGGCACCAGCGAAGTGCTGGTCGACGTCGGCTACAAGAGCGAGGGGGCCATCCCCATCGAGGAGTTCCACCGCGCGGGGGGGACGCTGCCCAAGGTCGGCGACGAGCTGGACGTCTACCTCGAGGCGAAGGAGGACGCCGAAGGGCTGATCGTCCTCTCCAAGGAGAAGGCCGACAAGATCAAGGTCTGGGACGCCATCTCCCACGCCTACGACAAGGGCAGCCCGGTCGACGGGCGCGTCGTCGAGGTCGTCAAGGGCGGGCTGGCGGTGGACGTCGGGGTCAAGGCGTTCCTGCCTGGCTCCCAGGTCGATCTGCGTCCGGTGAAGAACCTCGCCTCCATGGTCGGCCAGACCATCCGGGCCAAGGTCATCAAGCTCAATCGCCGGCGCGGCAACGTCGTCCTCTCCCGGCGGGCGGTGCTGGAGGAGGAGCGCGAGGAGAAGAAGAAGCACACGCTCGAGGTGCTCCACGAGGGCATGGCGCTGACGGGCACGGTGAAGAACATCACCGACTACGGCGCCTTCATCGACCTCGGGGGCATCGACGGCCTCCTGCACGTCACCGACATGAGCTGGGGCCGCGTGGGCCATCCCTCCGAGATCTTCCAGGTGGGCGACCAGGTCGAGGTGGTGGTGCTGCACTTCGACCGCGAGACGGGCCGCGTCTCGCTCGGCTACAAGCAGAAGTCCTCGGACCCCTGGGAGAACGTGGAGAAGAGGTACGCGGTGGGCACCAAGGCGCGCGGGCGGGTGGTGAGCCTCACCAACTACGGCGCGTTCATCGAGCTGGAGCCGGGCGTGGAGGGGCTCGTGCACGTCTCGGAGATGTCGTGGACGCGGCGGGTGCGCCATCCGTCGAAGCTCGTCAACGTGGGCGACGATGTGGACGTGGTCGTGCTCGACGTCAACCGGGCGGCCAAGCGGATCTCGCTGGGCATGAAGCAGGTCGAGCCCGATCCCTGGCAGACGATCGAGGAGCGCTACAAGCCGGGCATGCGGGTGACGGGGCGGGTGCGCAACCTCACCGACTTCGGCGCCTTCATCGAGCTGGAGCCGGGCGTGGACGGCCTCCTGCACATCTCCGACATGTCGTGGACGCGGTCGGTCGGGCACGCCTCGGAGCTCCTCAAGAAGGGCCAGGAGATCGAGACGCAGATCCTCAACGTCGACCGCGAGAACAAGCGGATCTCGCTGGGGTTCAAGCAGATCCAGCCGGACCCCTGGAGCACGGTAGCCCAGCGCTACCCGATGGGCTCGCGGGTGACGGGCAAGGTGGTCCGGCTCACCGACTTCGGCGCCTTCGTGGAGCTGGAGCCGGGCGTGGACGGGCTGCTGCACATCTCGCAGATGGCCAACCGGCCGATCAGCCGCCCGGACGAGATCGTCAACGCCGGCGACGAGCTGACGCTGCTGGTCATCCGCGTCGATCCCAACGAGCGGCGCATCGGGCTCAGCCTCAAGGAGCTGGCCCACGCCGTGGACCTCGGTCGCGAGGGGGAGGAGCGCGGGCAGACCCGGCGCGGCAAGCGCGGCAAGCCTCGCAATGAGTACGACTATGACGACGAGGAGTAGCCGCTGACGTGGCGCGGCGGGTCACCGTCGTCAGCGTCACGGTGGCCATCTACCTCGGCGTGGTGGTCGGGTTCCTCGCCGTCGTCTCCGCCATGCTCCAGGGCCCCGAGGGCGGCGGCTTCGGCGCCCGCGTCGCCATCGTCGAGCTGGAAGGCATCATCGTCGACGTGGAGGAGCTCCTCAAGGATCTCCGGAACCACCGCGACAACCCCTTGGTCCGGGCCGTCGTCATCCGGAT from Candidatus Methylomirabilota bacterium encodes the following:
- the hisC gene encoding histidinol-phosphate transaminase: MTQWESLANEHILGIAPYEPGKPIEELERELGIANAIKLASNENPLAPSDRVQKAVAAALNVLNRYPDGSGFYLRQALAKKHGVTPEHVILGNGSNELIELLVRTFLKPGDEAIVPHPSFVVYPMVVQAAGGIRVMVMLKDYRLDLEAMARAITPLTKVIFIANPNNPTATIVTAEEVEHFMARAPERTIVVFDEAYLEFAQGPDFPDALAYVKQGRKVIVLRTFSKANSLAGLRVGYGVADADATALMNRIRQPFNVNSLAQAAALAALEDDAHVLECVRMIEAGRHFLYEEFKALGLKYVPSRANFILVDVGRSAAEIYQKLLHGGIIVRPMTPFGMESTLRITVGTPEENRRLIKGLRAALGKKA
- a CDS encoding prephenate dehydrogenase/arogenate dehydrogenase family protein — protein: MIQRLAVVGVGLLGGSVAKAARAQGLAREIVGIGRDGRRLEPALRDGVLDRATTDLTAGVVGADFVVLAAPVASIERLLGEVWRAALADALLTDVGSTKGGIVRAAQRLAAGRPLHFVGSHPMAGSELSGYGMARADLFRGATVIVTPSESSAPAAVKGVTAFWEGLGAGRVLTLDPDAHDRAVAAISHLPHLVACALVDGVARFDPAAFEVAARSFRDTTRIAASDPEVWEEIFLANRDALGTTIREFLRALAELSKLIDAGDAAGLREALARIKAQREALP
- the aroA gene encoding 3-phosphoshikimate 1-carboxyvinyltransferase, with the protein product MRLRIHPVSRLRGQVEVPGDKSISHRAALLGALAEGVTEIRGYLEAEDCLRTIAAVEALGVDVTRKGPGEYRIAGTGLRGLGEPSNVIDCGNSGTTARLLLGALAGQPFWTFLTGDESLRRRPMGRVAEPLRRMGATIVGRAEGGRLPLAIRGVDRPTALAYELPIASAQVKSAILLAGLYADGSVAVTEPAQSRDHSERMLRQFGARLETRGLSTTMSPGALMGTTVIVPGDISSAAFLLVAGLIVADARVTVAGVGLNPTRAGLLEALGAMGAHLEIAPTERGGVGEPSGAITAAGRELAGTTVAGALVPRLIDEIPALAVAALVARGRTEIRDAAELRVKESDRVAALARELGAMGARIAERPDGLLIEGGARLRGARVASGGDHRIAMALAVAGLVADGETVIEDTACIATSFPQFADLLNGLAGEPAVTMEP
- the cmk gene encoding (d)CMP kinase, which encodes MITIDGPAGAGKTTAARALARRLGYRLVDTGAMYRALAWSVLREGDLAAEDTPKLRRHLESVEIEIRDGRVHVNGRDVTEEIRTRAIDRMTSDLTTLEPVRAKITPIQRRLAAAGDVILEGRDTGTVVCPDADVKFYLDADLEERARRRQAEFRARGVTVDLAVARAEIGARDIQDQTRRIAPLRKAEGAKEIDTTNRTIDDVVDEMVRFIEQRCCTRS
- a CDS encoding lysophospholipid acyltransferase family protein — its product is MLYPVVRALAVALMRVFWRLEVRGREHVPGSGPVLLVANHSSVLDPPLVAGLAPRRVSFMAKAELFDVPLLGGLIRRLGAWPVRREGSDPGALRTALRVLQEGGALLVFPEGTRGEEGVLRPPKLGAGMLATLSGAPVVPVYVRGSGRAWSRGRLPHPGRITVAFGPTLQFGAGNGAGRKDSYEAASREMMAAIARLKDQAAGEAGVRAPSTSPHHI
- a CDS encoding 30S ribosomal protein S1 produces the protein MEKGEPRKSLGGQRKEATPDAAEDRMEDWYGATGITEFEEGEVVRGRVVHVGTSEVLVDVGYKSEGAIPIEEFHRAGGTLPKVGDELDVYLEAKEDAEGLIVLSKEKADKIKVWDAISHAYDKGSPVDGRVVEVVKGGLAVDVGVKAFLPGSQVDLRPVKNLASMVGQTIRAKVIKLNRRRGNVVLSRRAVLEEEREEKKKHTLEVLHEGMALTGTVKNITDYGAFIDLGGIDGLLHVTDMSWGRVGHPSEIFQVGDQVEVVVLHFDRETGRVSLGYKQKSSDPWENVEKRYAVGTKARGRVVSLTNYGAFIELEPGVEGLVHVSEMSWTRRVRHPSKLVNVGDDVDVVVLDVNRAAKRISLGMKQVEPDPWQTIEERYKPGMRVTGRVRNLTDFGAFIELEPGVDGLLHISDMSWTRSVGHASELLKKGQEIETQILNVDRENKRISLGFKQIQPDPWSTVAQRYPMGSRVTGKVVRLTDFGAFVELEPGVDGLLHISQMANRPISRPDEIVNAGDELTLLVIRVDPNERRIGLSLKELAHAVDLGREGEERGQTRRGKRGKPRNEYDYDDEE